In Oryza sativa Japonica Group chromosome 3, ASM3414082v1, one DNA window encodes the following:
- the LOC4332594 gene encoding uncharacterized protein, translated as MGNLISSGAVVGASGGGKVVMADGSVRALSEPVSVAELMMDHPRHFVIDARDLQQQRRHKGKAGAPPPPGGKVAPLPADHVLGAGGVYVLLPATTRGKVSAEEARRALTASRSLERSRSMPGRLRRKLSSKKMTQEADNDGNASENHAAAAEAERREETAAAARPPPADGFEEHRPEFLSRELSSRGWKPSLITIEERVAPKKVSHWLF; from the coding sequence ATGGGCAATCTGATctcgtcgggcgcggtggtgggcgcgagcggcggagggAAGGTGGTGATGGCGGACGGGAGCGTGCGGGCGCTCAGCGAGCCGGTGTCGGTGGCGGAGCTGATGATGGACCACCCGCGCCACTTCGTCATCGACGCGCGCGacctgcagcagcagcggcggcacaaGGGGAAAGCtggggctcctcctcctccaggggGCAAGgtcgcgccgctgccggccgACCACGTGCTGGGCGCCGGCGGGGTGTACGTCCTGCTGCCGGCCACCACCCGCGGCAAGGTGTCGGCCGAGGAGGCGCGCCGCGCGCTGACGGCGTCCCGGTCGCTCGAGCGGTCGCGGTCAATGCCGGGCCGGCTGAGGAGGAAGCTGTCGTCCAAGAAGATGACCCAGGAGGCTGACAACGACGGCAATGCGTCCGAGaaccacgcggcggcggcggaggcggagaggagggaggagacggcggcggcggcgaggccgccgccggcggacggGTTCGAGGAGCACCGGCCGGAGTTCCTGAGCAGGGAGCTGTCGAGCAGAGGGTGGAAGCCGAGCCTGATCACCATCGAGGAGCGCGTAGCGCCGAAGAAGGTGTCCCATTGGCTCTTCTGA
- the LOC4332593 gene encoding acetate--CoA ligase CCL3, with translation MGSPGHGDAAERDIDDLPRNDANYTALTPLWFLERAAVVHPDRAAVVHGPVRYTWAETYRRCRRLASALAQRSVGPGCTVAVIAPNVPALYEAHFGVPMSGAVVNCVNIRLNAETIAFLLDHSVAEVVMVDQEFFTLAEESLKILAEKKKWSFRPPILIVIGDPTCDPKPLQYALGRGAIEYEEFLKTGDPEFAWKPPKDEWQSIALGYTSGTTSSPKGVVLHHRGAYVMALGVAMVWGMPEGAVYLWTLPMFHCNGWCYTWAMAAMCGTNICLRQVSSKAIYSGIVNHGVTHMCAAPVVFNNLINAPASETFLPLPRVVNIMVAGAAPTPSLLAALSIRGFRVTHTYGLSETYGPSTVCAWKPEWDRLPLEERSRLHCRQGVRYGALEGLDVVDPKTMAPVAADGKSYGEIVMRGNAVMKGYLKNPKANAEAFAGGWYHSGDLGVKHPDGYIEVKDRMKDIIISGGENISSLEVEKVLYAHPAVLEASVVARADEQWGESPCAFVTLKEGADSSDEAAVAGDIMRFCRERMPGYWVPKSVVFGPLPKTATGKIKKHELRTKAKELGPVKKSRM, from the exons ATGGGCTCGCCGGGGCATGGGGATGCGGCGGAGAGGGACATCGACGATCTCCCACGGAACGACGCCAACTACACGGCGCTGACGCCGCTCTGGTTCCTGGAGCGCGCCGCCGTGGTCCACCCGGACAGGGCCGCCGTCGTGCACGGCCCGGTGAGGTACACCTGGGCGGAGAcctaccgccgctgccgccgcctcgcctccgccctcGCGCAGCGATCCGTCGGCCCCGGCTGCACG GTCGCTGTGATTGCTCCAAATGTCCCGGCACTGTATGAAGCTCATTTCGGCGTCCCCATGTCTGGAGCGGTGGTGAACTGCGTAAACATCAGGTTAAACGCCGAGACAATTGCCTTCCTCCTTGACCACTCAGTGGCAGAGGTCGTCATGGTGGACCAGGAATTCTTCACCCTAGCTGAAGAGTCCCTGAAGATACTGGCCGAGAAGAAGAAATGGTCGTTCAGGCCCCCGATCCTGATCGTCATCGGCGACCCGACCTGCGATCCGAAGCCTCTGCAGTACGCTCTGGGGAGAGGAGCGATCGAGTACGAGGAGTTCCTGAAGACCGGTGACCCGGAGTTCGCCTGGAAGCCGCCCAAGGATGAATGGCAGAGCATCGCGTTGGGTTACACCTCCGGGACTACTTCGAGCCCCAAGGGCGTCGTGCTGCACCACCGTGGCGCCTATGTCATGGCGCTCGGTGTCGCCATGGTTTGGGGGATGCCTGAGGGAGCTGTGTACCTGTGGACTCTGCCCATGTTCCATTGTAATGGTTGGTGTTACACTTGGGCAATGGCTGCGATGTGTGGAACCAACATATGTCTTCGCCAG GTGAGTTCAAAGGCGATATACTCTGGCATAGTGAACCATGGAGTGACACACATGTGCGCCGCGCCGGTCGTCTTCAACAACCTCATCAACGCTCCGGCGAGCGAGACCTTCCTGCCGCTCCCGCGCGTGGTCAACATCATGGTGGCCGGAGCCGCCCCGACGCCGTCGCTGCTCGCGGCGCTGTCGATCCGCGGCTTCCGCGTGACCCACACGTACGGGCTGTCGGAGACGTACGGCCCGTCGACGGTGTGCGCGTGGAAGCCGGAGTGGGACAGGCTGCCGCTGGAGGAGCGGTCGCGGCTGCACTGCCGGCAGGGCGTGAGGTACGGGGCGCTGGAGGGCCTCGACGTGGTGGACCCGAAGACGAtggcgccggtggccgccgacgGAAAGTCGTACGGGGAGATCGTGATGCGGGGCAACGCCGTGATGAAGGGCTACCTGAAGAACCCCAAGGCGAACGCGGAGGCGTTCGCCGGCGGGTGGTACCACTCCGGCGACCTTGGGGTGAAGCACCCCGACGGGTACATCGAGGTGAAGGACCGGATGAAGGACATCATCATCTCCGGCGGGGAGAACATCAGCAGCCTGGAGGTGGAGAAGGTGCTGTACGCGCACCCGGCGGTGCTGGAGGCGTCGGTGGTGGCGAGGGCGGACGAGCAGTGGGGGGAGTCGCCGTGCGCGTTCGTGACGCTCAAGGAAGGCGCCGACAGCtccgacgaggcggcggtggccggcgacatCATGCGGTTCTGCAGGGAGAGGATGCCGGGGTACTGGGTGCCCAAGTCGGTGGTGTTCGGGCCGCTGCCCAAGACGGCGACGGGGAAGATCAAGAAGCACGAGCTGAGGACCAAGGCCAAGGAGCTCGGCCCCGTCAAGAAGAGCAGGATGTGA